The following are encoded in a window of Myxocyprinus asiaticus isolate MX2 ecotype Aquarium Trade chromosome 17, UBuf_Myxa_2, whole genome shotgun sequence genomic DNA:
- the LOC127455328 gene encoding neuronal acetylcholine receptor subunit alpha-2-like, which yields MGQNHPLILFFKTLLAFFLIVGNIKPVLSDGWIHAHAEDKLFKKLFIGYNKWSRPVQNISDVVIVKFGLSIAQLIDVDEKNQMMTTNVWLKQEWNDYKLRWNPSDYDNVTSIRVPSEMIWVPDIVLYNNADGEFAVTHMTKAHLFYTGKVSWVPPAIYKSSCSIDVTFFPFDQQNCKMKFGSWTYDKAKIDLEQIENTVDLKDYWESGEWAIVNAVGTYNTKKYDCCHEIYPDITFFFIIRRLPLFYTINLIIPCLLISCLTVLVFYLPSDCGEKITLCISVLLSLTVFLLLITEIIPSTSLVIPLIGEYLLFTMIFVTLSIVITVFVLNVHHRSPSTHKMPHWVKSVFLDLIPRWLFIRRPEPDQKRQRLLVLQEKNKTPNLSTFKSWLQQETDVDGRGYQDMEFGVKMGIPTSVSCPSATSLHLSESEPLLQKLELQQLGHLVNLCQHPAKLTNLVSDPSITFSPCVLRALDGVRYIADHLRAEDEDFSVKEDWKYVAMVIDRIFLWMFIIVCLLGTVGLFLPPWISGMI from the exons ATGGGGCAAAATCATCCATTAATATTGTTTTTCAAGACTCTATTGGCGTTCTTTCTTATTGTGGGAAACATTAAACCTG TATTATCAGATGGTTGGATCCATGCGCATGCAGAGGACAAACTCTTTAAAAAACTCTTCATTGGTTATAATAAGTGGTCGAGACCCGTGCAAAACATCAGTGATGTTGTGATAGTCAAGTTTGGCCTCTCCATCGCCCAGCTTATTGATGTG GATGAGAAGAATCAAATGATGACAACAAACGTTTGGCTGAAACAG GAATGGAACGATTATAAACTGCGCTGGAACCCCTCTGATTATGATAATGTAACGTCCATTAGGGTCCCATCAGAGATGATATGGGTACCTGACATTGTCCTATACAATAA TGCCGATGGCGAGTTTGCTGTGACTCACATGACCAAAGCCCACCTCTTCTATACGGGCAAGGTAAGCTGGGTTCCACCTGCCATCTACAAGAGCTCCTGCAGTATTGACGTTACCTTCTTCCCGTTCGACCAACAAAACTGCAAGATGAAGTTTGGTTCCTGGACATACGACAAGGCCAAGATTGACCTCGAGCAAATCGAGAACACCGTAGACTTGAAGGACTACTGGGAGAGCGGAGAATGGGCCATCGTCAACGCTGTGGGAACctataacacaaaaaaatatgactGTTGCCACGAGATCTACCCAGACATCACCTTCTTCTTCATCATACGTCGTTTGCCTCTGTTCTACACCATTAATCTCATCATTCCATGCCTTCTCATCTCCTGCTTGACAGTGCTGGTATTCTACCTGCCATCAGACTGCGGAGAGAAGATCACGTTGTGTATTTCCGTCCTCCTTTCCCTCACCGTCTTCCTTCTCCTCATCACAGAAATCATTCCTTCAACATCTTTGGTCATTCCATTGATTGGCGAGTACCTTCTCTTCACCATGATCTTCGTCACACTCTCTATAGTCATCACTGTATTTGTGCTGAACGTCCACCATCGTTCTCCAAGCACCCATAAAATGCCCCATTGGGTCAAGTCGGTATTTCTGGATCTCATCCCTCGCTGGCTTTTCATTCGACGCCCAGAACCTGATCAGAAGCGCCAACGGTTGCTCGTTTTGCAGGAGAAGAACAAGACTCCCAATCTCAGCACATTCAAAAGCTGGTTGCAGCAGGAAACAGATGTAGATGGAAGAGGCTATCAGGACATGGAGTTTGGAGTAAAGATGGGTATACCAACCTCCGTCTCTTGCCCGTCTGCCACGTCTCTGCATTTGTCTGAGTCTGAGCCTTTACTCCAGAAGTTGGAGCTTCAGCAGTTGGGACACTTAGTGAACCTCTGCCAGCATCCAGCAAAGCTGACGAACCTTGTGTCAGACCCAAGCATAACCTTTTCACCTTGTGTCCTACGAGCTCTGGACGGGGTGCGGTACATCGCTGATCACCTGCGTGCTGAGGATGAAGACTTTTCA GTCAAGGAGGACTGGAAATATGTGGCTATGGTGATTGACCGTATCTTCCTGTGGATGTTCATCATTGTGTGCCTACTGGGGACAGTTGGTCTCTTCTTGCCTCCCTGGATATCAGGAATGATCTGA